The Canis lupus dingo isolate Sandy chromosome 18, ASM325472v2, whole genome shotgun sequence genome includes the window gagtcataggctCCACTATTGGAGCTAGCCAGGCATCCTTATTTTACTTGTTAAATAAAGGTGTTGAAAGTTtgttgggggtacctgggtggctcagtcggttaagcatctgcctttctttttttttaagattttatttatttattcatgagaaacacacagagagagaggcagagacaccagcagagggagaagcaggctccatgcagggagcccgatgcaggactggctGCGGGACTGGCTGAGGGACTGGCTGAAGGACTGGCTGCGGGACCTGAttccgggtcctcaggatcatgccctgggctgaaggcagcgctaaactgctgagccatgggGCCTGCCCagaatctgcctttggtccaggtcatgatctcaggctcctggagTGGAGCCCCCTATTCGGTTCCCTGCTGaaggagttggcttctccctctccttctgcctctccccactgcttgtactctctctctaataaataaagtcttaaaacaaaacaaaacaaaacaaaacagggcgcctgggtggctcagtggttgagtatctgcctttggctcagggcataatcttgGGGTCCGTGGATTGaatacatcaggctccttgtgaggagcctgcttctccctctgcctatgtctctgcctctctgtgtgtgtctctcatgaataaataaataaaatcttttttttaaaaagtaaatttgttgtttttctcatcaTGGTATGAGATCATGGTactctcaccccccccccccagtgaaaACTCTGGGTTTGGATAACATACTGAATTCTAGTTTGGAGAAGAAAGTACCTTTTAGttctgtgactctgggcaagtcatttaagtTCTTTGTGCCATCAGATGCCCGTGCATTGAAAAAtaggtctagggatccctgggtggctcagaggtttggcacctgcctttggcccagggcatgatcctggagtctcgggatcgagtcccgcatcgggctccctgcatggagcctgcttctctctctgcctgtgtctttgcctctctctctgtgtctgtcatgaataaataaataaaatctttaaaaaaaaaaaaaaaaaggaaaacaggtcTAATGACAGTATCTATCTCATAGTTCTAGGATAATTACATGAGTTCATACATAATTAAATTAGTTTCTGGCATATAGCTAATACCATATAAATATTCGTTAAATATGACACAAAGacggcaccccgggtggctcagcagtttagcaccacctttttttttttttttttttttaaatttttttttttttttaatttttatttatttatgatagtcacagagagagagagaggcagagacataggcagagggagaagcaggctccatgcaccgggagcccgatgtgggactcgatcctgggtctccagaatcgcgccctgggccaaaggcaggcgccaaactgctgcgccacccagggatcccagtttagcaccacctttgacCCACcttcgatcctggctctccaggatcaagtcccacgttgggcttcctgtatgaagcctgcttctccgtgtgtgtgtgtgtgtgtgtgtgtgtgtgtgtgtgatgaataaataaataaaatcttaaaaaaaaaaaaagacacaaagaagcaTGTCAAATTAGAAGACCCAGTAAGGAATCAGGAATTCCCAAGTTTGTTAGCAGAATTCTTCAGTCACAGGGCTTTAAGCCAGATGCCCTGTTGGCTCCTACCCCTCCTGCCTTTCCTGGTGTCACCGGGGTGTGGGGTGACACAAAGCTCCTATTCCACCTGTTGGGATTTTCCCCTCTCTGGAAGGCCCATAATCTCCTTGCTTGTCATTGTCTTCTCAGAAGTGATTAAGGGGCCAGGCTCTAAAGATTAAAAGAGCCGCCTGTGGAGTGTACTGAGTAGGGTACTCCACTTTGAGTTCTCTAAGAATTAGCACCCATGGCCCTTGTGCCAAGGAACAGTGAGGATGAGCCTTGGCCTACAGACAGCCCAGGCTCCTCCCAACACCCAGAAAGTCCTAGGCTGACCAATCCTCTGTGGATGGACAGAGGAGAAATTGTTAGGGTTGAAGATCACCAGGATGTTCAGGTTAGGACTCCCTCACCCTGTTGTCCTGCTGCTGGCTCATCCTCCGACTTGGTCAAGCGCCCTGCTATCCTGATTCAGGATTTTGTCTCTCAAAAGGCCCGCCTGCCCTCCATTGTGGTAGAAGCCTCTGAGGTGAGTGAAGACAGCGGGGAGTTTGATTGGCCACGTGAAGAGTTGCTGCTGCTCactgatgaggaagaggaggctgaggTCTTCTTCCAGGACCAAAGTGAAGAGCCAGGTAAGGGAGGCAGCAGCTTCAGTGGAGCTGTTGTGACCTGAATGTTCTGGGCAGGACTGAAATGGAAACCTGTGTTGGGTCGCACTAAGCAATataggcacacagtaggtgctgaGTGTAGTGGGAGAAAACATAGAGGTGGAGAGAACAGTCAAGGTGTCTGGCAAAGTTGAATTTTAGAGGGAAGTTCTGATGTCAGATGGGgaggtcttttaaaaaacttttatttaaattcgatttgccaacatacagtagaacacccagtgctcatcacgtcacGTGCCCGCCTTAAGGCCGGCCACTCAGTTATGGGTGATGCCTTTTAattaagtacttttattttttatttattcatgagagacagagaggcagagacacaggcagagggagaagcaggctccctgcggggagccctatgtggttCTCggtcccagaacctcaggatcacaacctgagcccaagacagacgctcaaccattgagccatgcaggcgtccccaatttttttattagaaaaaaaattacacaaatttgtttcatcttttaaagTCAATAGACCAGGAATACCTTTCACTCTTCAACTCCTCTCTCCCCCAGGCTGGACATGGAGCCCATTGGACCCCAGATCTCCCTTACGAAGCTTTAACCCAGAATTCAGCTGGGGGCAGGAACAGGGAGAACCAGAGGTCTCCTGGATTCCTGAGGACATGGAGTATCAGGAAGCCTCCAACCCTTGTTCTCTTTGGAACCCAGCAGCAGGCTCCCATGTTTGTAGAAGCTGCTTTGTGGAATACTCACATCTGCTTCCCAGGAGATTTGAGGGTAAGAACCATTCTGTCCTCAATATTTCAGCCAGGTTTGTTATAAGGCATTTCTATTGGCCCTTTCAATCTTCCCTCTTTTAAAGCTGAGTTCAAGAGGATTAGAAGTGAGGTCAGCGGCTCACACAAATCAGTCAATACTGGGATTTGGATTAAGAACTCCTCTATTAAAAAACTCCtcaaacaggggcatctgggtcactcagttgattaagcacccaactcttggtttcggctcaggtcatgatcttggggtcttgggatcaagccctgcatcaggctctgtgctgggtgggcttggagtctgcttgggattcccccTCGACCTCTTCCCCACACctctaaaataaaccaaaaaaaaaaaaaaaaaaaaacaaccctcaaaaaaccccacaaaactcccgttttatgttttattttttaattttttaaaagtgaaagcttttaagatgttatttatttattcgtgacacacacacacacacacacagaggcagagacacgggcagagggagaagcaggctccatgcagggagcctcacgtgggacttgatcggggtctccaggatcacgccctgggctgaaggcggcgctaaaccgctgagccacccgggctgacctttattttttatttgtaaagattttatttattcacgagacagagagatagagacatagacagagggagaagcaggctcttcccagggagcccgatgtgggactctattccccGGATGgcaatcacgccctgagccaaagccacacgctcaaccactgagccacccaggtgtcccaatactcCTGTTTTTAGAAGGTCCAGTTCCTTGGGGCTGGGGAATGTGCCTAGCATCTACTCTTATTGGCACTCCTCTTGTGCCTGGCCTTGCTAAATGCTCCAGGTTCTGCCTATCATTATATGCAATCCCCTTATTCCAGGTATAATTCCTACCTTGCTGCCAATGTGCAAACTGGGACACAGAAACATTCAATGCTATGCAGAGACCAGGCTCGCTTCCCAGTCATCTTACAACGCTGAAAAACTAtccacctctctccctcacccaaCAGTAATTCAGGCCAGACTGAAGTCTTTAATGAGAGCCTTGAACCAAGTAAGCAAAGTAGGTGATGCCCCCAAAAGGGCCTAGCTCCTGCACCATCACAGTACAGCCTGGGAACCCTTGTTCTAGGCAGGGCACTCGCACATCAGGGTCCTCATCTGAGAACTGAATCAGGGTCCCCTGGGGGCTTAGGACCCTGAGGCACTCTGACAGAAGCTGGTAAGCCCCAGGCCAACCCCCTCGGGCAACAGCATCCCAGGTGCCCTTATCCAGGACTAGCTGGAAGGAGCCTGAGGAAGCCACCGACTCCAGGTTCTGGGCATCAGCCTGGACGAAGCGGAGTTGAGAGGCAGGGTGCCCAGGGCACAGGGGCTTTCGATCTTGGCCACCTTCCAGCAGACTCTTCATGTGGGCCACAGCCACAGGAGAGAGGTCCACCCCCAGGACGTCCACGGGATGTGGGCACCTGGTGTAGAGGCCTGTACACAGACTGGAGGTCCCACAGCCCACGTCCAACACCCGCAATGGGCATGCAGCCCGGGACTCCTTCAGCAGCGGCAGCAGGAACCCCTGGGCTTCCTCATACCCAAAAAACCAATCGAAGGTGGGGACGCTGCCTGCTCGGGTATCGGGATGGAGCTTATCCCGGAGGCGACGGTCGGCCGGGCAACTGCCAGCCAGGGAGCCTGTGGACACGAGTGGAGTACCTGTGTCACCCAGCGCCTAAGTTCCATGCAACTGTTGCAAAAACGGCACAACGTACCCTGGGGTCTTAAGAATCACGGTTTCAGGTACTAGACTCCCAGGTCTCTAAGAACCCTCCCCTCCCGCTGTCTACCTTCCCTACCCGCCAAAGCGCGGCGCGCCCCAGCCGCCAGGGTCGCCACGTGGAGGGTTCGGCGCAGCGCTGCCATGTGGAGATCCCGGCAAGGTCGGCCAGAGAACCTTCGCGAAATGTCGCCACCACTTCCTCAGGAGCCTGAGGTCCAAGAGAAAAGCAGCAAATTCCGCTTCGTGCAATAACGCGTACTGCCTTCCTCACAAAGACCTCGGAAAAAGGAGCGTGGACACACACCTCCTAGGGCACGAACCGCCTTTATTGTTTGCAACCGGAAGTGAAAGAGAAGACGCTGCAGTTCAAGCTCCGGGGGCGGCTCCGAAGACCTGAAATCAAAGGAGAAGGCGTGAGCGCCCCAGGGAGGAGTCTGCGGAACCCAACCCGGCGCCGCCGCGCTCCTCGGAGCCAGTGTCCCGGCGCTTGAGGATAGAACCAGCGGACTGGAAGCCGCGGGCACCGAAGACATGACGCCGAGGGGGCCGGagccctttccttctgcctccgTACATTACGGGGACCGGGACTGCACACCCGGCCCCCGCCAAGAACAGGAGGGTGCGCCGGCCTCGCCCAACACCCCCGCCTCGGAGCCGAGCTCCGCAAACCACCCTCGGACCTGACCTGCCGCCGTCGCTGGAAGGAAGCGTAAAGGCGCCGCGTCCCCTTATATAGCCTCAACGCCCCCGAGCTACGATTGGCTCgcggaggccgggggcggggccacgtcGACGCTGCGCGGAGGCAAAACGCGGTCTCGGAGCCACGTTCGCCGCGCGCCATGGGGCCTCCCGGGGGGAAGATCAACCGGCCCCGAACGGTGACTGTGTGGAGCGCGACTTTGTTTCTCCGAGCGTCCTGCAGCCCTCATCGCTGCGGAGATGGGATCTGTGGGCTGGACTCCGGGTGCGGGGTCTCGGGTCGCGCGGTGCGCGGCATCGTCTGATTAGCATCTTCCTCCCCCTTAGGAGCTGAAGAAGAAGCTGTTCAAGCGCCGGCGGGTGTTGAACCGGGAGAGGCGACTGAAGCATCGGGTAGTCGGG containing:
- the CSKMT gene encoding citrate synthase-lysine N-methyltransferase CSKMT, mitochondrial, with translation MAALRRTLHVATLAAGARRALAGSLAGSCPADRRLRDKLHPDTRAGSVPTFDWFFGYEEAQGFLLPLLKESRAACPLRVLDVGCGTSSLCTGLYTRCPHPVDVLGVDLSPVAVAHMKSLLEGGQDRKPLCPGHPASQLRFVQADAQNLESVASSGSFQLVLDKGTWDAVARGGWPGAYQLLSECLRVLSPQGTLIQFSDEDPDVRVPCLEQGFPGCTVMVQELGPFGGITYFAYLVQGSH